In the genome of Segatella copri, one region contains:
- a CDS encoding DUF4160 domain-containing protein, translated as MPKIFEYFGFIFLFYSNEHEPIHVHVMKDGHEAIFEIILENGELVEIHRRTSSKIPPLSEKDAATAEAFVKKYYKNIVDKWVNFFIYKKRIRSTKITKKL; from the coding sequence ATGCCAAAGATATTTGAATACTTCGGATTTATCTTTCTGTTCTATTCAAATGAGCATGAACCAATACACGTTCATGTAATGAAGGATGGACATGAAGCTATTTTCGAGATAATATTAGAAAATGGTGAACTTGTTGAAATTCATAGAAGAACTTCTAGCAAGATACCACCTTTAAGTGAGAAGGATGCTGCTACAGCAGAAGCCTTTGTGAAGAAGTACTATAAGAATATAGTTGATAAATGGGTAAACTTCTTTATTTATAAGAAAAGAATACGTTCAACTAAAATAACGAAGAAATTATGA
- a CDS encoding FimB/Mfa2 family fimbrial subunit — protein MKAKRIFNIWLWVLLCVPCLLASCDHDVHDGEDEGGLSVSLTWADEADQGTEVKDVKLWIFNADDGSLVEEKHDGSAQEVASQRFALPVGHYQILAATNLIEPFFIGEATRAPLNMKQLMFGLSNPSASPDHAYYGVTDIGIDKLNVNYITKNEMRHILAELTIFIEGVPDNFAMIGKVLNVATGLLPLQKNEDGTFGTASYTKEECDIPLRIAVPGETLKTETLRLMPTANGLHTTKLFIQLISPGGVVSNYDIEAPVMKSGGKYKINLEFEEMKPYMYLTSTKIDDWTEEWIYRGEILNPED, from the coding sequence ATGAAAGCAAAAAGAATATTTAATATTTGGTTATGGGTGCTGCTATGCGTCCCATGCCTGTTGGCAAGTTGCGACCATGATGTTCATGATGGTGAGGATGAGGGTGGCTTGTCTGTATCGCTCACCTGGGCAGATGAAGCCGACCAAGGTACGGAAGTGAAGGACGTGAAACTCTGGATATTCAATGCCGATGACGGTTCGCTTGTAGAGGAAAAACATGATGGCAGTGCGCAGGAGGTGGCAAGCCAACGCTTTGCTCTTCCTGTAGGACATTATCAGATTCTGGCTGCCACCAACCTTATTGAACCGTTTTTTATCGGTGAGGCTACAAGGGCACCCCTCAATATGAAACAGCTCATGTTTGGATTGTCCAATCCAAGTGCCTCTCCCGACCATGCCTATTATGGTGTCACGGACATCGGTATAGACAAATTAAATGTCAACTACATAACAAAAAATGAAATGCGACATATACTTGCAGAATTGACCATCTTCATTGAAGGAGTTCCTGACAATTTTGCAATGATAGGCAAGGTTCTGAATGTGGCAACCGGGCTCCTGCCCCTGCAAAAGAATGAGGATGGAACATTCGGGACGGCAAGCTATACCAAGGAAGAGTGTGATATACCTTTGAGAATTGCAGTGCCTGGCGAAACTTTAAAAACGGAAACATTACGCTTGATGCCGACAGCCAATGGTTTACATACCACCAAGTTGTTTATCCAACTGATTTCTCCTGGGGGAGTAGTTAGCAACTACGACATCGAAGCTCCTGTCATGAAGTCTGGCGGCAAGTACAAGATAAACTTGGAATTTGAGGAGATGAAACCTTACATGTATCTTACGAGCACGAAGATAGATGATTGGACTGAGGAATGGATATACCGTGGTGAAATCCTGAATCCTGAAGATTAA
- a CDS encoding fimbrillin family protein, which produces MKITKYMGAFAVIAMLAACSTDDEQSANTAANEVKIAATVGGNSIFTRSNPLGTKAEQESFNENDAISVTTEGKTVVYTKNKDGQWANANDYLVWTGNAQTFEACYPGNSTNSISTGYVAADQSTIEKIALSDYMTCRKEIEKKDIPTDRQLTLNLERQTARVIVKVSAFGNEFEGLNPTLSVVEVYSKLKVPAGEGDSYEAIKACKKEENGSNVFYALVSPGTGNDAEKFLKLTVTYNDGDGKPTQTKVLDVTGIPALDKAMSYTYDVKIGKDKATIGSVSVTDWGPGDDITGGDAVTTTENAVLIIKNALAAGNTNIEIRNLPANADNSVFNAIREALSSASEGSIDLTVYGVEALPYSAFLNCKPLKVINLPDVKSIESVAFQDCIGLKTIYAPRVSFINDLAFADCPKLNSVTLGNISAAGFSIFDNVFTESVDLTLSKDQKVMTKKDIDAWQSDESEKYADSPDHKRRQFLGKIFHSIKCGRKTYPQ; this is translated from the coding sequence ATGAAGATTACAAAATATATGGGAGCATTTGCAGTTATAGCAATGCTTGCCGCTTGCTCTACTGATGACGAGCAGAGCGCTAACACTGCCGCTAATGAGGTGAAGATTGCTGCCACCGTTGGTGGAAACAGCATTTTTACCCGTAGCAATCCATTGGGTACAAAAGCGGAACAAGAAAGCTTTAATGAGAACGATGCCATCAGCGTAACGACTGAGGGTAAAACCGTGGTTTATACCAAAAATAAGGACGGGCAATGGGCGAATGCGAATGACTATCTGGTCTGGACGGGTAATGCCCAGACTTTCGAGGCTTGTTATCCAGGGAATTCCACCAATTCAATCTCTACAGGTTATGTCGCAGCAGACCAATCTACAATTGAGAAAATTGCTCTGTCTGATTATATGACATGCAGAAAAGAGATAGAAAAGAAAGATATTCCTACCGACAGACAGTTGACATTGAACTTGGAACGCCAGACGGCTCGCGTCATAGTCAAAGTAAGTGCTTTTGGAAATGAGTTCGAAGGACTGAACCCTACACTTTCTGTCGTAGAAGTTTATTCTAAACTGAAAGTTCCAGCAGGAGAAGGTGACAGCTACGAAGCTATCAAAGCTTGTAAAAAAGAAGAAAATGGCAGCAATGTATTCTATGCTTTGGTATCTCCAGGAACAGGCAATGATGCAGAGAAATTCCTCAAACTCACTGTGACATACAATGATGGTGATGGCAAACCTACTCAGACTAAAGTTCTGGATGTAACTGGAATTCCTGCTCTTGACAAAGCTATGAGCTATACCTATGATGTAAAAATAGGTAAGGACAAAGCTACAATAGGAAGTGTAAGTGTTACGGATTGGGGTCCTGGCGATGACATTACTGGTGGCGATGCAGTAACAACTACAGAAAATGCCGTACTAATTATAAAAAATGCTTTGGCTGCGGGAAATACGAACATTGAAATCAGAAATTTGCCTGCAAATGCAGATAATAGTGTGTTTAATGCTATAAGAGAAGCTCTAAGCAGTGCAAGTGAAGGCAGTATAGATTTAACTGTTTACGGAGTTGAGGCTTTGCCGTATAGTGCATTTTTGAATTGTAAACCGCTGAAAGTTATTAACTTACCAGATGTAAAGAGTATAGAGTCGGTGGCTTTTCAGGATTGTATTGGTCTTAAAACAATCTATGCTCCGAGAGTTTCATTTATAAATGACCTTGCCTTTGCCGATTGTCCAAAACTAAATTCGGTGACATTAGGTAATATTTCCGCTGCAGGTTTCAGTATCTTTGATAATGTATTTACTGAAAGTGTAGATTTAACTTTGTCAAAAGATCAAAAGGTTATGACAAAAAAAGATATTGATGCGTGGCAATCTGATGAATCTGAGAAGTATGCAGATTCTCCGGATCATAAACGACGACAATTTCTTGGAAAAATATTCCACTCCATAAAATGTGGACGTAAAACATATCCTCAATAA
- a CDS encoding fimbrillin family protein, with the protein MKKKTYLFALMAMVLTLGSCSDNENGIGGETSQYITVSTSIGNMTRVATDEKGGQTFEEGDEISVYAWTGDATVAPETSERVVNNAINKLTNGSWVSTPQMLWKNNRDKHYFIGVYPTAAISDLSAGEYTFDETKQVESDLLVAVNKDGLSYNVDEPQTVPLTFTHVMAKLVVNLTYKNQWGTEGPTVDKVAVGNAAKKATVNYLTKVVTPSTVAEDKADFDMPALTANKQYTSIIIPQDGVQKITITIGGKDFIYDNGTPFKFESGKITTINLEVGRDIIKLGDVNISDWGSTGEPIKGEAYD; encoded by the coding sequence ATGAAAAAGAAAACTTATCTCTTTGCCCTGATGGCAATGGTTTTGACATTGGGCAGTTGTTCTGACAACGAGAATGGTATCGGAGGCGAGACCTCCCAGTACATCACCGTTTCTACCAGTATCGGCAATATGACACGTGTTGCCACAGATGAGAAGGGTGGACAAACCTTTGAAGAGGGTGATGAAATCAGTGTGTATGCCTGGACTGGCGATGCAACTGTTGCTCCAGAGACAAGCGAGCGTGTGGTGAATAACGCCATCAACAAGTTGACTAACGGTTCATGGGTATCCACTCCACAGATGCTTTGGAAGAACAACCGTGACAAGCATTATTTCATCGGTGTCTATCCAACTGCAGCAATATCCGACCTTTCTGCCGGAGAATATACATTCGATGAGACAAAGCAAGTGGAAAGCGACCTCTTGGTGGCAGTCAACAAAGATGGCTTATCCTATAATGTCGATGAACCGCAAACAGTTCCTCTTACCTTTACCCATGTAATGGCAAAACTTGTGGTGAACCTTACCTATAAGAATCAATGGGGAACAGAGGGACCTACCGTAGATAAGGTAGCTGTAGGCAATGCCGCAAAAAAAGCAACCGTCAATTATCTGACCAAGGTTGTCACCCCATCTACTGTAGCAGAAGATAAAGCCGACTTCGACATGCCAGCTTTAACTGCCAACAAGCAATATACTTCCATCATCATCCCGCAGGATGGTGTTCAGAAGATTACCATCACCATTGGCGGAAAGGACTTCATCTACGACAACGGTACTCCTTTCAAGTTTGAGAGTGGCAAGATTACTACCATCAACCTGGAGGTAGGACGTGATATCATAAAACTTGGCGATGTAAACATCTCCGACTGGGGTTCTACAGGCGAACCTATCAAGGGTGAGGCCTACGATTAA
- a CDS encoding ExbD/TolR family protein, with the protein MLIRRKSHETPGLNTTSTADISFMLLIFFLVTTSMDVDKGLLRQLPSPEPQNKERQESVVDKENLLAIRLTAGDSLLVNDRPMKVGQLKDEVIRLVHRLGKKHLISVESDREADYNLYFQMQNELMEAYNQLRNETSQKKYHMDYAQLGNDQKEEVRKLCPQRITESYANATTYSDKRIDANAEEKKGDEAKIGDAEAKTEKSGQNKQKGGTK; encoded by the coding sequence ATGCTGATTAGAAGGAAAAGTCACGAAACCCCGGGATTGAATACCACCTCAACAGCCGACATCTCGTTCATGCTGCTGATATTCTTCCTTGTCACCACATCGATGGATGTGGATAAGGGATTGCTGCGCCAGCTTCCTTCGCCTGAGCCTCAGAACAAGGAGCGACAGGAATCGGTGGTGGATAAGGAGAATCTGCTGGCTATCCGTCTTACGGCTGGAGATAGCCTGCTGGTTAACGACCGCCCGATGAAGGTGGGACAGCTGAAAGACGAGGTTATCCGACTGGTGCATCGCCTGGGAAAGAAGCATCTGATTTCCGTGGAGAGCGACAGGGAGGCGGATTACAATCTCTATTTCCAGATGCAGAACGAACTGATGGAGGCTTACAACCAACTGAGAAACGAGACTTCGCAGAAGAAATATCACATGGATTATGCCCAACTGGGCAATGACCAGAAGGAGGAAGTGAGAAAGCTCTGTCCGCAGCGCATCACGGAATCGTATGCCAATGCCACAACCTATTCTGACAAGCGCATTGATGCCAATGCCGAGGAGAAAAAGGGCGATGAGGCGAAGATAGGGGATGCTGAGGCGAAGACAGAGAAGTCTGGGCAGAATAAGCAGAAAGGAGGCACGAAATGA
- a CDS encoding MotA/TolQ/ExbB proton channel family protein: MCSLPMMAQEENMGFHQALKTKFIEGNAGFMSLVAIALIVGLAFCIERIIYLSLSEINAKKLMADIDQKVTAGDVEGAKDLCRNTRGPVASICYQGLMHISESLDDIERSVSGYGTVQAANLEKGCSWIKLFIAMAPSLGFLGTVIGMVMSFDQIQQAGDISPTIVASGMKVALITTIFGIIVALILQVFYNYILSKVEHLTSQMEESAVTLMDIIAKSK, translated from the coding sequence ATGTGTTCTCTGCCAATGATGGCACAGGAGGAGAACATGGGATTCCATCAGGCTCTTAAAACGAAGTTTATAGAGGGTAATGCCGGCTTTATGTCGCTCGTTGCTATCGCCCTTATCGTGGGTCTGGCGTTCTGCATCGAGAGAATCATCTATCTCAGTCTTTCGGAAATCAATGCCAAGAAACTGATGGCGGATATCGACCAGAAGGTGACGGCTGGAGATGTGGAGGGGGCGAAAGACCTCTGCCGCAACACCCGCGGACCAGTGGCTTCTATCTGCTACCAGGGACTGATGCACATCAGCGAAAGCCTCGACGACATCGAACGATCTGTCAGCGGTTATGGCACGGTGCAGGCTGCCAACCTTGAAAAGGGATGCTCCTGGATCAAGCTCTTTATCGCCATGGCACCATCGCTCGGATTCCTGGGTACGGTGATTGGTATGGTGATGTCGTTCGACCAGATTCAGCAGGCAGGCGATATCAGCCCTACCATCGTGGCTTCGGGTATGAAGGTGGCGCTGATTACTACCATCTTCGGTATCATCGTGGCGCTGATTCTGCAGGTGTTCTATAACTACATCCTCTCGAAGGTGGAGCATCTTACCAGCCAGATGGAGGAATCGGCTGTAACGTTAATGGATATTATTGCCAAGAGCAAATAA
- a CDS encoding DUF2442 domain-containing protein, producing the protein MNLSIVSAKYVAPLKVELHFNDDTIKTIDVGAFIRNHPHPQYNSYLNESKFKKFKIEFGNIVWGKNWDLIFPIDKLYAGVCC; encoded by the coding sequence ATGAACTTAAGTATCGTTTCTGCAAAATATGTGGCGCCATTAAAAGTTGAATTACACTTTAATGATGACACCATTAAGACGATAGATGTAGGTGCTTTTATCAGAAATCACCCACATCCGCAATATAACTCTTACTTGAATGAAAGCAAATTCAAAAAGTTCAAGATAGAGTTTGGTAATATCGTTTGGGGAAAGAATTGGGATTTGATATTTCCAATAGATAAGTTATATGCTGGTGTTTGCTGCTGA
- a CDS encoding fimbrillin family protein yields MKAIKILTMAALATAVFASCSNDEDLAQSNYPMDNVVRITTSVDGMNTRASYGNSTDKLKSFGFCIKNANSEKYTYDNIKVTKEGNNWNPATQMLWQNSTTAVDILAYAPYQETTEDANGKVKVFGKSDYAFSVQADQSDAEDYSSDLIVYKQTGFTPGSELNTSKAVDVAFTHLLSQLNLTIELRDQFNQDEKKPVTEATVTDVKVNGTIISSKVDFSASPISVQVDDTQEATAITPETTEFKAAGKTTDHAAFNYSAIVIPQTVTAGNFSISFKVDGTDYIWTSTSDVNFVSGNKHQLSLLVGKDVVQVKGITATPWGKENITQGETD; encoded by the coding sequence ATGAAAGCAATTAAAATATTAACAATGGCAGCTTTGGCAACGGCAGTTTTTGCCAGCTGCTCCAACGATGAGGATTTGGCACAGAGCAATTATCCAATGGATAATGTGGTTAGAATCACGACTAGTGTAGATGGCATGAATACCCGTGCTTCTTACGGAAACAGTACGGACAAGCTTAAATCGTTTGGCTTCTGCATCAAAAATGCTAATAGCGAAAAATATACCTATGATAATATCAAGGTAACAAAGGAAGGCAACAATTGGAATCCTGCTACCCAAATGTTGTGGCAGAATTCAACTACCGCTGTTGACATTCTGGCTTATGCGCCATATCAGGAGACTACCGAAGATGCAAATGGCAAAGTTAAAGTCTTCGGAAAGTCAGATTATGCCTTTTCTGTACAAGCGGATCAAAGCGATGCTGAAGACTATTCATCCGACCTTATTGTATATAAGCAAACGGGATTCACGCCTGGTTCGGAATTGAATACCAGCAAAGCGGTTGATGTCGCATTCACCCATCTTCTCAGTCAGCTGAATCTCACTATCGAGTTAAGAGACCAGTTTAATCAGGATGAAAAAAAACCTGTTACGGAAGCAACCGTAACTGATGTCAAGGTGAATGGCACCATTATCAGCAGCAAAGTGGATTTCTCAGCAAGTCCTATAAGTGTTCAAGTTGACGATACCCAGGAAGCAACCGCCATTACTCCAGAAACTACAGAATTCAAGGCGGCTGGTAAAACAACCGACCATGCTGCCTTCAACTATTCTGCCATTGTGATTCCGCAGACCGTTACTGCTGGTAATTTCAGTATTTCGTTCAAAGTGGATGGCACTGATTACATCTGGACATCCACCAGCGATGTGAATTTTGTATCTGGTAACAAACATCAGTTGAGTCTGCTGGTTGGTAAGGATGTAGTGCAGGTAAAAGGTATAACTGCAACGCCTTGGGGAAAAGAAAACATTACCCAAGGAGAGACTGATTAA
- a CDS encoding Rpn family recombination-promoting nuclease/putative transposase produces the protein MKQVEERYISLLTDFGFKRIFGTAMNKDLLICFLNSLFNGRQVVKDVSYLNPEHVGDVYTDRRAIFDVYCEGENGEKFIVEMQNAYQAYFKDRALFYSTFPIREQAPKGNDWDFKINHVYTVALLNFNMYEDAFDKENTRHHVQLCNTATHKISYNKQEFIYVVLAKFNKTLGELETLYEKWLYALKNLYKLTQRPKELCDKVFDRLFEEAEIANFTPQEMREYEASKMAYRDIKNCIDTAKQEGLAEGIELGRKICMELGMNQKALDIVRNMLADGVDINLIMKYSGLTQEQIEK, from the coding sequence ATGAAGCAGGTAGAAGAAAGATACATCAGCTTGCTGACCGACTTCGGTTTCAAGCGAATTTTTGGAACAGCAATGAACAAGGATTTGCTCATTTGCTTTCTCAACAGCTTGTTTAATGGCAGACAGGTTGTGAAGGACGTATCGTATCTGAATCCAGAGCACGTGGGAGATGTCTATACCGACCGCAGAGCCATCTTTGATGTATATTGTGAGGGCGAAAACGGCGAGAAATTCATTGTAGAAATGCAAAATGCGTATCAGGCGTATTTCAAGGATCGCGCCCTTTTCTACTCAACCTTCCCTATCCGTGAACAGGCACCCAAGGGGAACGACTGGGATTTCAAGATCAATCATGTCTATACTGTTGCGCTACTCAATTTCAACATGTATGAGGATGCCTTCGACAAGGAGAATACCCGCCATCATGTACAGTTGTGCAATACCGCTACCCACAAGATTTCCTACAACAAGCAGGAGTTTATCTATGTAGTACTAGCTAAATTCAATAAGACACTAGGAGAATTGGAAACGCTCTACGAGAAGTGGCTTTATGCGCTGAAGAACCTCTATAAACTTACCCAACGCCCAAAGGAGTTGTGCGACAAGGTTTTCGACCGCCTCTTTGAGGAAGCCGAGATTGCCAACTTCACACCTCAGGAAATGAGGGAGTATGAAGCAAGTAAGATGGCATATCGGGATATCAAGAACTGCATTGATACGGCGAAGCAAGAAGGTCTTGCGGAGGGTATAGAACTAGGGAGGAAAATATGTATGGAATTAGGAATGAACCAGAAAGCCCTGGATATTGTCAGGAACATGCTTGCTGATGGCGTTGACATCAATCTGATTATGAAGTATTCCGGACTTACCCAGGAACAGATAGAAAAATAA